From the Malus domestica chromosome 17, GDT2T_hap1 genome, one window contains:
- the LOC103417173 gene encoding protein NRT1/ PTR FAMILY 6.4, with translation MVLISRKGEKDGDVVDFRGNPVDKSKTGGWLAAGLILGIELAERICVMGISMNLVTYLVGDLHLSSAKSANIVTNFMGTLNLLGLLGGFLADAKLGRYLTVALSATITAVGIIFLTLATSIHSMRPPQCDDYRQQHHQCIEANGSQLALLYAALYTTALGGGGIKSNVSGFGSDQFDAADPKEEKAMIFFFNRFYFGISIGSLFAVIVLVYVQVNVSRGLGYGISAGAMIIAVVVFLAGTTFYRFSKPRGSPLTVIWRVIFLAWKKRAHPHPSHPSLLNGCQEAKIPHTERLKCLDKAAILDEYAAHEGNRSNSWIVSTVTQVEEVKLVFKLMPIWSTCILFWTVYSQMTTFTIEQATFMNRKVGSFEIPAGSFSAFLFITILIFTSLNEKFFVPLARKLTNNAQGITSLQRIGVGLILSTSAMVAAAIVEKERRNITVHQNTKLSAFWLIPQYFLVGAGEAFVYVGQLEFFIREAPDRMKSMSTGLFLSTISMGFYVSSLLVTVVDKVTKKSWLRSNLNKGRVDNFYWVLAVLGAINFLVFLAFAMKHQYKGHQHNSHDASGEKEFKSSNIKTVEEMPEIIRIEAKEGP, from the exons atG GTTTTGATCTCAAGGAAAGGTGAGAAAGATGGAGATGTGGTGGATTTCCGAGGGAATCCGGTGGACAAGTCGAAGACTGGCGGATGGCTTGCTGCAGGGCTTATTTTGG GAATTGAACTGGCTGAGAGGATATGTGTGATGGGCATATCTATGAATTTGGTTACGTACCTGGTTGGAGATTTGCACTTATcttctgcaaaatctgcaaacaTAGTGACCAATTTCATGGGCACTTTGAACCTCCTTGGCCTCCTTGGTGGGTTCCTAGCAGATGCTAAGCTTGGCAGGTACCTCACAGTTGCACTTTCTGCAACCATAACTGCTGTG GGGATAATTTTCTTGACATTGGCTACGTCCATTCATAGCATGAGACCACCTCAATGTGATGACTACAGACAGCAACACCATCAATGCATTGAGGCCAACGGCAGCCAATTAGCCCTGCTCTATGCTGCTTTGTACACTACAGCGCTGGGTGGTGGTGGGATAAAATCCAACGTCTCAGGTTTCGGGTCCGATCAATTCGATGCCGCAGACCCCAAGGAAGAGAAGGCCATGATCTTCTTCTTCAACAGGTTCTACTTTGGCATCAGCATTGGGTCTCTGTTTGCCGTTATTGTGCTGGTGTATGTGCAAGTCAATGTTAGCAGAGGGTTGGGGTACGGAATATCAGCCGGGGCAATGATCATTGCGGTCGTCGTATTTCTCGCGGGGACGACGTTTTACCGGTTCAGCAAGCCTCGAGGAAGCCCTTTAACTGTCATATGGAGAGTGATATTTTTGGCTTGGAAGAAGAGGGCTCATCCTCATCCTTCCCATCCAAGCCTTTTAAATGGATGCCAAGAAGCTAAGATCCCCCACACAGAGAGGCTCAA ATGTCTAGACAAAGCTGCAATCCTAGATGAATATGCAGCTCATGAAGGAAACAGAAGCAACTCATGGATAGTATCCACAGTGACCCAAGTTGAAGAGGTGAAACTGGTTTTCAAGCTCATGCCGATCTGGTCGACATGTATCCTCTTTTGGACGGTCTACTCTCAAATGACTACGTTCACCATCGAACAAGCCACCTTCATGAACCGAAAAGTAGGCTCCTTTGAAATCCCTGCGGGTTCTTTCTCAGCATTTCTCTTCATCACCATCCTCATCTTTACTTCCTTAAACGAGAAATTCTTTGTTCCCCTTGCTCGGAAACTCACCAACAACGCCCAAGGAATAACAAGCCTTCAGAGGATTGGGGTTGGACTCATTTTATCAACGTCGGCTATGGTAGCTGCCGCAATagtagagaaagaaagaagaaacattACAGTTCACCAAAATACCAAGCTAAGTGCTTTCTGGCTTATCCCACAATACTTCCTCGTGGGTGCAGGGGAAGCTTTTGTCTATGTCGGACAGCTTGAGTTTTTCATCAGAGAGGCACCGGACAGGATGAAGTCCATGAGCACGGGGCTGTTCTTAAGCACCATCTCAATGGGATTCTACGTTAGCAGTCTTTTGGTGACAGTAGTGGACAAAGTGACTAAGAAGAGCTGGCTGAGGAGTAACCTGAACAAAGGAAGGGTGGATAACTTCTACTGGGTCCTCGCAGTGCTAGGAGCTATAAACTTCTTGGTTTTTCTTGCCTTTGCAATGAAACACCAATACAAAGGCCATCAGCACAATAGCCATGATGCTAGTGGCGAAAAGGAGTTCAAGAGCTCGAACATCAAAACAGTTGAAGAAATGCCAGAGATAATCAGAATTGAGGCAAAGGAAGGGCCTTAG
- the LOC103417175 gene encoding glycine-rich RNA-binding protein 4, mitochondrial-like, with protein MPSMRNNTLWTLLARRASTTITIQNPTLSRRFFCAPPSSSSSSSSPPPNNRLFVGGLSWSVDEKSLKDAFSSFGEVTEVKIVYDRDSGRSRGFGFVNFSKEDEAQVAKDAMDGKALLGRPLRVTSAVEKVRGGPAVVPRLPDSGDASTRYT; from the exons ATGCCATCAATGAGGAACAACACTTTGTGGACGCTCCTTGCTCGAAGAGCATCGACAACAATCACAATCCAAAATCCAACTTTAAGTCGGCGATTCTTCTGCGCACCACCGTcttcgtcctcctcctcctcctctcctccCCCAAACAACCGGCTCTTCGTTGGAG GACTGTCATGGTCGGTGGACGAGAAGTCATTGAAAGACGCCTTCTCTTCATTCGGGGAGGTCACCGAAG TGAAGATAGTGTATGACAGAGATTCCGGTAGGTCAAGAGGGTTCGGATTTGTTAATTTCTCCAAGGAAGATGAAGCACAGGTTGCAAAAGATGCCATGGATGGAAAG GCATTGCTGGGTCGGCCATTGAGGGTTACTTCTGCTGTTGAAAAAGTAAGGGGAGGACCTGCTGTGGTTCCTCGCCTTCCCGACAGTGGGGATGCTTCCACTCGATATACATGA
- the LOC103417174 gene encoding uncharacterized protein has protein sequence MNAFKAYKASVPIAWSPNLYITLVRGIPGTRRLHRRTLEALRLGKCNRTVMRWNTPTVRGMLQQVKRLVVIETEEMYNARKQNLESHRALRPPLVVNHQPGSASGPS, from the exons atgaatgcTTTCAAGGCTTATAAAGCCAGTGTCCCAATTGCATGGAGCCCTAATCTGTATATAACTTTGGTGAGGGGAATCCCCGGAACCAGGAGACTTCACAGGCGTACTTTAGAGGCATTACGTCTCGGAAAGTGCAATCGAACTGTCATGCGATGGAATACTCCTACAGTTAGGGGAATGCTCCAACAG GTTAAGAGATTGGTCGTGATTGAGACAGAAGAGATGTATAATGCCCGCAAACAAAACTTGGAAAGTCACCGAGCTCTACGTCCCCCATTGGTCGTAAATCACCAACCTGGTTCTGCAAGTGGACCTTCTTAA
- the LOC103404943 gene encoding F-box protein CPR1-like codes for MSLSNLLPELLFEILTRLPPKDLLRSLCVSKSWNATIRSRRFIKAHLQRSAATNSDRALLVGSYPSDFFSVSFDDSEAFGECVEIAPPLKCPEPAVEVDPFDPRLPDFISARWIKCPAAYTEIIGRSVHGLVCIRKGGKGEDGDIAFWNPSIQKFKMIPPTTFEADLNIMTKLGSPCYAFGYDSINDDYKLVGFVEFRNKEPLFLTYSVQIYSLKSNSWKRIQNINIPWWSYYVFDLHNIVYVNGALCWLMDDGSDIYTIVTLDLATEECGAFPAPVDKPYLFLEVLGDCLYICVRHGRTRHDGWIMKEFGVAESWTLIYSINEEDSGSLCRKTFHYKPLVFSKNSGMVLFVDDYYMLFWIDIEEDTVKEVDIHGFPPGVVMVENYSISHPVTVTICVGSLCLLDGDDVLAARHQQGPSYLEEAESSKQSEESLDLALEAAEDDQN; via the coding sequence ATGTCATTGTCAAACCTCCTTCCGGAGCTACTCTTCGAGATCCTCACGCGTCTCCCTCCCAAGGATTTGCTCCGATCCCTCTGTGTTTCCAAATCTTGGAACGCCACCATCCGCAGCCGCCGCTTCATCAAAGCCCATCTCCAACGGTCTGCCGCAACCAACTCTGATCGCGCCCTTTTAGTTGGGTCGTATCCTTCCGATTTCTTTTCAGTGTCTTTTGACGACTCGGAGGCGTTCGGTGAATGCGTCGAGATTGCTCCGCCGTTGAAATGCCCTGAACCGGCGGTTGAAGTTGACCCCTTCGATCCGCGGTTGCCGGATTTCATATCTGCAAGGTGGATAAAATGCCCTGCCGCGTACACCGAGATCATTGGCCGCTCCGTTCACGGCCTGGTTTGCATTCGCAAAGGAGGCAAAGGGGAGGACGGAGATATTGCTTTTTGGAACCCTTCAATTCAAAAGTTCAAGATGATTCCCCCCACAACCTTTGAGGCGGATTTGAATATCATGACCAAACTCGGTTCTCCCTGCTATGCTTTCGGGTACGATTCCATTAACGATGACTATAAACTTGTTGGATTTGTGGAGTTTCGAAATAAAGAACCATTGTTTTTGACTTATTCGGTTCAAATTTATAGCCTAAAATCCAACTCATGGAAAAGGATCCAAAACATCAACATCCCTTGGTGGAgttattatgtatttgattTACATAATATCGTTTATGTGAACGGTGCTCTGTGTTGGCTGATGGATGATGGTTCAGATATATACACAATTGTAACCCTTGATCTTGCCACTGAGGAATGTGGCGCGTTTCCTGCCCCGGTTGATAAGCCATATTTGTTTTTGGAGGTCTTGGGAGACtgtttatatatttgtgttcGTCATGGACGAACCAGACATGATGGTTGGATTATGAAGGAATTTGGAGTTGCGGAATCTTGGACCTTGATTTATTCTATTAATGAAGAGGACAGTGGTTCCCTTTGTCGTAAGACCTTTCATTacaaacctttggtgttctCAAAGAATAGTGGAATGGTTCTTTTTGTAGATGACTATTATATGCTTTTTTGGATTGACATAGAGGAAGACACTGTCAAAGAAGTTGACATTCATGGTTTTCCCCCTGGTGTAGTTATGGTGGAAAATTATAGTATTTCGCATCCTGTCACGGTAACTATTTGTGTAGGGAGCCTGTGTCTTCTGGATGGTGACGATGTTCTTGCTGCGAGGCATCAACAAGGCCCCTCTTACCTCGAAGAAGCGGAAAGTTCCAAGCAGAGTGAAGAGTCTCTTGATCTGGCACTGGAAGCAGCTGAAGATGATCAAAATTAG